A region from the Arachis ipaensis cultivar K30076 chromosome B01, Araip1.1, whole genome shotgun sequence genome encodes:
- the LOC107631827 gene encoding uncharacterized protein LOC107631827 isoform X1, translated as MGNPNPNQEEEKTLQEELSGPIMLGDRVIKLAQESDSSKVDCAELAKKVQLLCDNLRSVVRAATAQPLNERPIRRIVAEVSKTLDRTLALLRRCRRNGGVLRQVFSITTTADFRKVWNLLESSNGDLLWLLSIFDSKGTNLSLPPIASNDPILAWVWTYTYTLQLGTLKDRAEAAMELGSLARDNGRNKLIILDEGGVSPLLKLLKEGSSPDAQVAAANALVSIARNQERVVRFIVDSLGVPIIVQVLGDAAMRVRVSVAELVATMAEQDPRAQEDFVRANVTRPLVSLLSIDTVLADPMAGRASIHSLVVNLSSSSSIGESSNSGSLDGSSRGGQHRREREREAESPAVRNEVKVSCARALWKLSIRCLLTSKKITETKGLLCLAKIIESESGELQLNCLMAVMEITAVAEVNSDLRRAAFKSTAPAAKAVLDQLLRVVQEVNHPALLIPAIKSIGSLARNFPGKVPHVLGPLVAQLGNRDVDVAIEAAIALGKFACSENYNCVDHSKAILELDGVPKLMRLLQNNDRAHMHGLVLLCHLALNVGNSKVLEQERALCTLEKLARPVLAQHPDQKDLFAKAIHNLTLYQPGAQLHRQS; from the coding sequence ATGGGAAACCCAAACCCTAACCAGGAGGAAGAGAAGACCCTTCAAGAAGAGCTTTCAGGTCCCATCATGCTCGgcgaccgagtcatcaaactcgCTCAGGAGTCCGACTCATCCAAAGTCGACTGCGCCGAACTCGCCAAGAAGGTTCAGCTCCTCTGCGACAACCTCCGCTCCGTCGTCCGTGCCGCCACTGCCCAACCCCTCAACGAGCGTCCTATCCGCCGCATCGTCGCCGAAGTCTCCAAGACCCTCGACCGCACTCTCGCCCTCCTACGCCGCTGCCGCCGCAACGGCGGCGTCCTCCGCCAGGTCTTCTCCATCACCACCACCGCCGATTTCCGCAAGGTCTGGAACCTTCTAGAGTCTTCTAACGGGGACTTGCTCTGGCTCCTCAGCATCTTCGATTCCAAAGGTACCAACCTCTCTCTCCCTCCAATTGCAAGCAATGACCCTATCCTCGCTTGGGTTTGGACCTACACCTATACCCTCCAGTTGGGAACCCTAAAGGACCGTGCTGAAGCTGCAATGGAACTTGGTTCTCTTGCAAGAGACAATGGTCGGAACAAGCTTATTATCTTGGATGAAGGTGGGGTTTCGCCGTTGCTCAAGCTTCTTAAAGAAGGTTCTTCCCCTGATGCTCAGGTAGCTGCTGCTAATGCTCTTGTTAGTATTGCTAGGAACCAAGAGAGGGTTGTTAGGTTCATTGTTGACTCGCTTGGGGTCCCCATTATTGTTCAGGTTCTTGGGGATGCTGCTATGAGGGTTCGTGTCTCCGTGGCTGAATTGGTTGCCACCATGGCTGAGCAGGACCCTCGTGCACAGGAGGATTTTGTGAGAGCCAATGTGACTAGGCCGCTTGTGTCGTTGTTGTCTATAGATACTGTTCTTGCTGATCCCATGGCAGGGAGGGCTAGCATTCATTCTTTGGTAGTGAATTTGTCGTCGTCATCTTCGATTGGGGAATCGTCTAATTCAGGGAGTTTGGATGGGAGTAGCAGAGGGGGCCAGCAtaggagggagagggagagggaggctGAGAGCCCTGCGGTGAGGAACGAGGTCAAGGTGAGTTGTGCAAGGGCTCTTTGGAAGCTTTCCATAAGGTGTCTTCTGACTAGCAAGAAAATCACCGAGACCAAAGGTTTGCTTTGTCTGGCTAAGATTATTGAGTCTGAGAGTGGAGAATTGCAGCTCAATTGTCTCATGGCTGTCATGGAGATTACTGCGGTGGCCGAGGTAAATTCTGATCTTAGGAGGGCTGCCTTCAAGTCTACTGCTCCCGCCGCAAAAGCAGTCTTGGATCAGCTTCTGAGAGTGGTTCAGGAAGTGAACCATCCGGCATTGCTGATTCCTGCAATTAAGTCGATTGGTTCCTTAGCCAGGAACTTCCCTGGAAAGGTTCCGCATGTGCTTGGCCCTTTGGTTGCTCAACTTGGTAACAGAGATGTGGATGTGGCTATTGAGGCTGCTATTGCTTTGGGGAAGTTTGCGTGCTCCGAAAACTACAACTGTGTTGATCATTCTAAGGCAATACTTGAGCTTGATGGAGTTCCTAAGCTGATGAGATTGCTGCAGAACAATGACCGTGCGCATATGCATGGCCTTGTTTTACTTTGTCATCTTGCTTTGAATGTGGGCAATAGTAAGGTTCTTGAACAAGAGCGCGCCTTGTGTACTCTAGAGAAGCTAGCCCGTCCTGTTTTAGCTCAGCATCCTGATCAGAAGGATCTCTTCGCAAAAGCCATACACAACCTCACTCTTTATCAGCCGGGAGCTCAATTGCACAGACAGTCCTAG
- the LOC107631827 gene encoding uncharacterized protein LOC107631827 isoform X2 produces MGNPNPNQEEEKTLQEELSGPIMLGDRVIKLAQESDSSKVDCAELAKKVQLLCDNLRSVVRAATAQPLNERPIRRIVAEVSKTLDRTLALLRRCRRNGGVLRQVFSITTTADFRKVWNLLESSNGDLLWLLSIFDSKGTNLSLPPIASNDPILAWVWTYTYTLQLGTLKDRAEAAMELGSLARDNGRNKLIILDEGGVSPLLKLLKEGSSPDAQVLGDAAMRVRVSVAELVATMAEQDPRAQEDFVRANVTRPLVSLLSIDTVLADPMAGRASIHSLVVNLSSSSSIGESSNSGSLDGSSRGGQHRREREREAESPAVRNEVKVSCARALWKLSIRCLLTSKKITETKGLLCLAKIIESESGELQLNCLMAVMEITAVAEVNSDLRRAAFKSTAPAAKAVLDQLLRVVQEVNHPALLIPAIKSIGSLARNFPGKVPHVLGPLVAQLGNRDVDVAIEAAIALGKFACSENYNCVDHSKAILELDGVPKLMRLLQNNDRAHMHGLVLLCHLALNVGNSKVLEQERALCTLEKLARPVLAQHPDQKDLFAKAIHNLTLYQPGAQLHRQS; encoded by the exons ATGGGAAACCCAAACCCTAACCAGGAGGAAGAGAAGACCCTTCAAGAAGAGCTTTCAGGTCCCATCATGCTCGgcgaccgagtcatcaaactcgCTCAGGAGTCCGACTCATCCAAAGTCGACTGCGCCGAACTCGCCAAGAAGGTTCAGCTCCTCTGCGACAACCTCCGCTCCGTCGTCCGTGCCGCCACTGCCCAACCCCTCAACGAGCGTCCTATCCGCCGCATCGTCGCCGAAGTCTCCAAGACCCTCGACCGCACTCTCGCCCTCCTACGCCGCTGCCGCCGCAACGGCGGCGTCCTCCGCCAGGTCTTCTCCATCACCACCACCGCCGATTTCCGCAAGGTCTGGAACCTTCTAGAGTCTTCTAACGGGGACTTGCTCTGGCTCCTCAGCATCTTCGATTCCAAAGGTACCAACCTCTCTCTCCCTCCAATTGCAAGCAATGACCCTATCCTCGCTTGGGTTTGGACCTACACCTATACCCTCCAGTTGGGAACCCTAAAGGACCGTGCTGAAGCTGCAATGGAACTTGGTTCTCTTGCAAGAGACAATGGTCGGAACAAGCTTATTATCTTGGATGAAGGTGGGGTTTCGCCGTTGCTCAAGCTTCTTAAAGAAGGTTCTTCCCCTGATGCTCAG GTTCTTGGGGATGCTGCTATGAGGGTTCGTGTCTCCGTGGCTGAATTGGTTGCCACCATGGCTGAGCAGGACCCTCGTGCACAGGAGGATTTTGTGAGAGCCAATGTGACTAGGCCGCTTGTGTCGTTGTTGTCTATAGATACTGTTCTTGCTGATCCCATGGCAGGGAGGGCTAGCATTCATTCTTTGGTAGTGAATTTGTCGTCGTCATCTTCGATTGGGGAATCGTCTAATTCAGGGAGTTTGGATGGGAGTAGCAGAGGGGGCCAGCAtaggagggagagggagagggaggctGAGAGCCCTGCGGTGAGGAACGAGGTCAAGGTGAGTTGTGCAAGGGCTCTTTGGAAGCTTTCCATAAGGTGTCTTCTGACTAGCAAGAAAATCACCGAGACCAAAGGTTTGCTTTGTCTGGCTAAGATTATTGAGTCTGAGAGTGGAGAATTGCAGCTCAATTGTCTCATGGCTGTCATGGAGATTACTGCGGTGGCCGAGGTAAATTCTGATCTTAGGAGGGCTGCCTTCAAGTCTACTGCTCCCGCCGCAAAAGCAGTCTTGGATCAGCTTCTGAGAGTGGTTCAGGAAGTGAACCATCCGGCATTGCTGATTCCTGCAATTAAGTCGATTGGTTCCTTAGCCAGGAACTTCCCTGGAAAGGTTCCGCATGTGCTTGGCCCTTTGGTTGCTCAACTTGGTAACAGAGATGTGGATGTGGCTATTGAGGCTGCTATTGCTTTGGGGAAGTTTGCGTGCTCCGAAAACTACAACTGTGTTGATCATTCTAAGGCAATACTTGAGCTTGATGGAGTTCCTAAGCTGATGAGATTGCTGCAGAACAATGACCGTGCGCATATGCATGGCCTTGTTTTACTTTGTCATCTTGCTTTGAATGTGGGCAATAGTAAGGTTCTTGAACAAGAGCGCGCCTTGTGTACTCTAGAGAAGCTAGCCCGTCCTGTTTTAGCTCAGCATCCTGATCAGAAGGATCTCTTCGCAAAAGCCATACACAACCTCACTCTTTATCAGCCGGGAGCTCAATTGCACAGACAGTCCTAG